The following proteins come from a genomic window of Triticum aestivum cultivar Chinese Spring chromosome 6A, IWGSC CS RefSeq v2.1, whole genome shotgun sequence:
- the LOC123131410 gene encoding cytochrome P450 714C2, giving the protein MELAAALHGAVLATATLALATFVYFLHAAWLSPSATRRRLRSVGFGGPAPKFPLGNLPEIAASLAESNGTLPAGAGVTSDIHGAVFPYFARWRAAFGKVFVYWLGAEPFLYVADPEFLKSATAGAMGRLWGKPDVFRRDRMPMFGRGLVMAEGDDWARHRHIIAPAFSATNLNDMIGIMEETTAKMLGDWSQAVAAAGRSAGAVVDVERGVVRNAAEIIARASFGIGDEGGAKVFEKLQAMQTMLFRSNRLVGVPLARLLHLRKTYDAWKLGREIDALLLDIIDSRRGRQHDAGGQEKKNTDLLSLLLAGNDEAGEAGKKRLMTSRELVDECKTFFFGGHETTALAVSWTLLMLAAHPEWQRALRDELREVTADGPLDAAALSKLTKMGWVLSEVLRLYPPSPNVQRQALQDVAVDGAGTTIPRGTNMWVDVVAMHHDEALWGPDANEFRPERFAAGAQGGCRHRMGYLPFGFGGRICVGRNLTGMEYRVVVAMVLRRFELAVAPEYRHAPRVMLSLRPSDGVQLLLAPLHQHTK; this is encoded by the exons ATGGAGCTCGCGGCGGCTCTGCACGGCGCCGTGCTGGCCACGGCCACGCTGGCCCTCGCCACCTTCGTCTACTTCCTCCACGCGGCGTGGCTGTCGCCGTCGGCCACGCGACGCCGCCTCCGCTCGGTCGGCTTCGGCGGCCCGGCGCCGAAGTTCCCGCTCGGCAACCTCCCCGAGATCGCGGCCTCGCTGGCTGAGAGCAACGGCACGTTACCGGCGGGGGCGGGGGTGACCAGCGACATCCACGGCGCCGTCTTCCCCTACTTCGCGCGGTGGCGCGCAGCGTTCGGCAAGGTGTTCGTGTACTGGCTGGGCGCGGAGCCGTTCCTGTACGTGGCCGACCCGGAGTTCCTCAAGTCCGCCACCGCCGGCGCCATGGGCCGGCTCTGGGGCAAGCCCGACGTGTTCCGCCGCGACCGCATGCCCATGTTCGGCCGCGGGCTCGTCATGGCCGAGGGCGACGACTGGGCCCGCCACCGCCACATCATCGCGCCCGCCTTCTCCGCCACCAACCTCAAC GACATGATCGGCATCATGGAGGAGACGACGGCGAAGATGCTGGGGGACTGGAgccaggcggtggcggcggctggccGGAGCGCGGGGGCAGTCGTAGATGTGGAGCGGGGCGTGGTGAGGAACGCGGCGGAGATCATCGCCAGAGCCAGCTTCGGCATCGGCGACGAGGGCGGTGCGAAGGTGTTCGAGAAGCTGCAGGCCATGCAGACGATGCTGTTCCGCTCCAACCGCCTCGTCGGCGTGCCGCTGGCCAGGCTGCTCCACCTCCGCAAGACCTACGACGCGTGGAAGCTCGGCCGCGAGATCGACGCGCTGCTGCTCGACATCATCGACTCTCGCCGCGGCCGCCAACACGATGCCGGCGGTCAGGAGAAGAAGAACACGGACCTGCTCTCGCTGCTGCTGGCCGGGAACGACGAGGCGGGGGAAGCAGGGAAGAAGAGGCTGATGACGAGCCGAGAGCTGGTGGACGAGTGCAAGACCTTCTTCTTCGGCGGGCACGAGACGACGGCGCTGGCCGTGTCATGGACGCTGCTCATGCTCGCGGCGCACCCGGAGTGGCAGCGCGCGCTCCGGGACGAGCTCCGCGAGGTCACCGCCGACGGCCCCCTCGATGCCGCCGCGCTCTCCAAGCTCACCAAGATGGGGTGGGTCCTCAGCGAGGTGCTCCGCCTCTACCCGCCGTCCCCCAACGTGCAGCGGCAGGCCCTGCAGGACGTCGCCGTCGACGGCGCCGGCACGACCATCCCGCGGGGCACCAACATGTGGGTGGACGTGGTGGCCATGCACCACGACGAGGCGCTGTGGGGCCCCGACGCGAACGAGTTCCGGCCGGAGCGGTTCGCGGCGGGCGCGCAGGGCGGTTGCCGGCACCGCATGGGGTACCTGCCGTTCGGGTTCGGCGGCCGGATCTGCGTGGGAAGGAACCTGACGGGGATGGAGTACCGGGTGGTGGTGGCCATGGTGCTGCGGCGGTTCGAGCTGGCCGTGGCGCCTGAGTACCGGCACGCGCCGCGTGTCATGCTCTCGCTCCGGCCGTCCGACGGCGTCCagctcctcctcgcgccgctgcaCCAACACACCAAATAG